Proteins found in one Acidimicrobiales bacterium genomic segment:
- a CDS encoding ABC transporter ATP-binding protein: MALSTLQPQPEAPPRHPGRPAIEVQGLTKAYGSHQVLADVSFAVGQGEIFGLLGSNGAGKTTAVEIVQGLRPRDRGDVRVLGLDPVAERPRLRHLVGSQLQSSALPDRLRVGEALRLFARLAGDVVDWRALSDEWSLDHLERRAFGALSGGERQRLFLALALINRPRLVFLDELTQGLDVAARQETWELIERVRDDGATVVLVTHFMDEAERLCDRVGVLHGGRVVTIGRPADLIAAVGGPVHLRFSAPDPSLLAGLDRVAGVTDVTVDRSRADVGQPAAVDVACAAAATVAVTAEIAHRGLAPADFAVVRPSLEDVFVALTKENPR, encoded by the coding sequence ATGGCACTCTCCACCCTCCAACCCCAACCCGAGGCGCCGCCCCGGCACCCGGGGCGCCCGGCGATCGAGGTCCAGGGACTGACGAAGGCGTACGGCTCGCACCAGGTGCTGGCCGACGTGTCGTTCGCGGTCGGCCAGGGCGAGATCTTCGGGCTGCTCGGCTCCAACGGCGCCGGCAAGACCACCGCCGTCGAGATCGTCCAGGGCCTGCGCCCCCGTGACCGGGGCGACGTCCGGGTCCTCGGCCTCGACCCCGTCGCCGAGCGGCCCCGCCTGCGGCACCTGGTCGGCTCGCAGCTGCAGTCGTCGGCCCTGCCCGACCGGCTCCGGGTCGGCGAGGCGCTGCGGCTGTTCGCCCGCCTGGCCGGCGACGTCGTCGACTGGCGGGCGCTGAGCGACGAGTGGAGCCTCGACCACCTGGAGCGCCGGGCGTTCGGCGCCCTCTCGGGTGGCGAGCGGCAGCGGCTGTTCCTGGCGCTGGCACTGATCAACCGGCCCCGGCTCGTGTTCCTCGACGAGCTGACCCAGGGCCTCGACGTCGCCGCCCGCCAGGAGACGTGGGAGCTCATCGAGCGGGTGCGCGACGACGGCGCCACCGTGGTCCTGGTCACCCACTTCATGGACGAGGCCGAGCGGCTGTGCGACCGGGTCGGCGTGCTCCACGGCGGCCGGGTCGTGACCATCGGTCGTCCGGCCGACCTGATCGCCGCTGTCGGCGGTCCCGTCCACCTGCGCTTCTCGGCCCCGGATCCGTCGCTGTTGGCGGGGCTCGACCGGGTGGCCGGCGTGACCGACGTGACCGTCGACCGCAGCCGGGCCGACGTCGGCCAGCCCGCCGCCGTCGACGTCGCCTGCGCGGCCGCCGCCACCGTCGCCGTGACCGCCGAGATCGCCCACCGCGGCCTCGCCCCCGCCGACTTCGCCGTCGTCCGGCCCTCGCTGGAAGACGTGTTCGTCGCCCTCACGAAGGAGAACCCCCGATGA